One genomic region from Gadus morhua chromosome 9, gadMor3.0, whole genome shotgun sequence encodes:
- the rlig1 gene encoding RNA ligase 1, whose product MPRLSSVQQKVPCLFLTEVKQEQSRKRLGQPFQVIATEHLNPLALESNVESALATEKLDGTCCYVTYYEGQPYLWARLDRKPTKLADKSFKKYQHSHKSSKGFTWKVEEDFRTVPEAWIPAHGVQHHEGTPIPDDHGHIPGWVPVQTDNKQYCWHSSTVDYDAGVALVLRPGDQSPDLLELALVPLVDLMEQTLELIGTNVNGNPYGMGAKKQPLHALVSHGSVGVGGPSPPPLDLQGLTSWFQESREGGLEGIVWHCDDGTLVKVHRHHLGLGWPAGDCSFSSRPVEVRVDWTADHDYRLPTKDLFASLSRLDGQRFSRLQDVRFDT is encoded by the exons ATGCCACGTCTCAGTTCAGTTCAACagaaagtgccatgtttatttttgacGGAAGTGAAACAGGAACAATCCAGAAAACGGCTTGGCCAG CCGTTTCAGGTTATTGCCACTGAACACCTCAACCCCTTGGCGTTAGAATCTAACGTGGAGAGTGCGCTGGCCACAGAAAAActggatggcacctgctgctATGTGACATATTATGAAG GGCAACCATATCTCTGGGCTCGACTGGACCGAAAGCCTACCAAACTAGCCGACAAGAGCTTCAAAAAATATCAGCATTCTCACAAAAGTTCTAAAG GTTTCACATGGAAGGTAGAGGAGGACTTCAGGACCGTTCCAGAGGCTTGGATCCCAGCTCACGGTGTCCAACATCACGAGGGAACACCAATCCCTGACGATCACGGACATATTCCAG GCTGGGTTCCGGTGCAGACGGACAACAAGCAGTACTGCTGGCACTCCTCCACCGTGGACTACGACGCCGGCGTCGCCCTGGTCCTACGGCCCGGAGACCAGAGCCCCGAcctgctggagctggccctGGTCCCCCTCGTCGACCTGATGGAGCAAACACTGGAGCTCATCGGCACCAACGTCAACGGGAACCCGTACG GGATGGGGGCCAAGAAGCAGCCCCTTCACGCCCTGGTGTCCCACGGCAGCGTGGGGGTTGGagggccctccccccccccactggaccTCCAGGGACTGACCTCCTGGTTCCAGGAGAGCCGcgagggggggttggagggcaTCGTGTGGCACTGTGACGACGGCACCCTGGTCAAG gtccaccgccaccacctggGTCTGGGCTGGCCGGCCGGCGACTGCTCCTTCAGCTCGAGGCCCGTGGAGGTGCGCGTCGACTGGACGGCGGACCACGACTACCGCCTCCCCACCAAGGATCTGTTCGCCTCCCTCTCCCGGCTGGACGGACAGCGCTTCAGCCGGCTACAGGACGTCCGCTTCGACACGTAG
- the lyve1b gene encoding lymphatic vessel endothelial hyaluronic acid receptor 1, with the protein MQFYGCPTSSNGDLIEGHQADLTFTSCFLSTHSSHASSSSSLDLFCRASPSLHFSYISGSSGVMANLWFYSPVIFLSLSIHIAFNQGQLKADPISARVAGVFMIPETGTYQFTAAEARDACLRLNATIATREQMVVALQSGFETCSFGWTDDVKKGIIPRITPEQNCGKSVVGLGTWSVPESKRFTAFCFKPEDAPTTTAIAAAFKPTATATRKRYARPTASPTQVPRHTQTPPSTKPRRRSPPRPAPRDPVRSPKPTGRSSWYSSSSSSPSSLATSSTSSLPLPSTAPRGTHRVVTSRTPARKRKSTPATPVRASSLSSFLLHPSSSTSPTTTTTTTTTTTTTRSPSENKLLHPSKGSLGGLQVALIVVGLVVLVVSIAAASWYCKLQRFLFPPPRARPRQTRDEAETEMSKQESDTHLQTQLSEEAKTEGKNANEAKPCIRPSDNNTIAAL; encoded by the exons ATGCAGTTTTATGGCTGTCCTACCTCCAGCAACGGTGATCTGATAGAGGGGCATCAAGCAGATTTGaccttcacttcctgtttcctctcAACACACTCATCACATGCGTCGTCGTCGTCTTCTCTTGATTTATTTTGTCGAGCCTCCCCGTCGCTTCACTTCAGTTATATTTCTGGTTCATCTGGAGTCATGGCAAACCTTTGGTTTTACTCTCCAgtgatttttctctctctatccatccacATTGCTTTTAATCAAGGGCAATTAAAAG CTGATCCCATTAGCGCAAGGGTCGCTGGGGTTTTCATGATCCCTGAAACCGGTACATACCAGTTCACCGCCGCCGAAGCGAGGGACGCTTGTCTCAGGCTGAATGCTACCATAGCGACCAGAGAGCAAATGGTGGTGGCGCTGCAGAGTGGATTTGAAACGTGCAG CTTTGGATGGACGGATGATGTGAAGAAAGGGATCATCCCACGCATAACCCCAGAACAGAACTGTGGGAAGAGCGTAGTAGGGTTGGGCACTTGGAGTGTGCCGGAAAGCAAGCGCTTTACCGCTTTCTGCTTCAAACCAGAAG ATGCACCCACCACAACCGCCATCGCTGCGGCCTTCAAGCCAACGGCTACAGCAACGAGGAAGCGTTATGCCCGGCCCACCGCCTCCCCCACCCAAGTACCCAGACACACCCAGACTCCACCCTCAACCAAACCACGACGGAGATCCCCCCCGAGACCTGCTCCTCGTGATCCCGTTCGTTCGCCAAAACCGACTGGGCGTTCCTCTTGgtattcttcctcttcctcctccccttcttcccTCGCTACGTCCAGCACCTCCTCACTCCCGCTCCCCTCGACGGCTCCTCGTGGTACGCATCGCGTGGTGACCTCGAGGACCCCCGCCAGGAAGCGGAAATCCACCCCTGCTACCCCTGTGCGGGCCTCCAGCTTATCTAGCTTCCTTctacacccctcctcctccaccagccccaccaccaccaccaccaccaccaccaccaccaccaccacgagaAGCCCCTCTGAGAACaagctcctccacccctccaagGGGTCTTTAGGAG GCCTCCAGGTGGCTCTTATTGTGGTGGGACTTGTTGTTCTGGTGGTCTCTATTGCCGCTGCCTCCTGGTACTGCAAACT GCAAAGGTTTTTATTTCCCCCGCCGCGGGCCCGACCCCGGCAGACTAGGGATGAGGCGGAGACCGAGATGTCGAAGCAAGAGAGTGATACGCACCTGCAGACCCAACTGTCAGAGGAGGCAAAGACCGAAGGCAAGAACGCCAACGAGGCCAAACCATGCATCCGTCCATCAGACAACAACACCATCGCCGCGTTGTAG